Proteins encoded within one genomic window of Methanosarcina barkeri str. Wiesmoor:
- a CDS encoding ABC transporter ATP-binding protein translates to MTAAISTKNLSKKYGSRLVLESLSLNVEKGSIYGFLGQNGAGKTTTIKLLSGLSIPTQGQIFVYGMDLSSESGKVKQILGLVPQDSGFYDERTALNHMVYYGRLKGLSKKESLEQSRILLNQVGLGNEMFKKVGYFSHGMKTRLGIAQALLNSPKVLILDEPTNGLDPVGIRQIRQILFECNNNGITIFLSSHNLLEIQEICTYVGILDKGKLIAESTIEKIRHLESNGVITIGVYNLSSEMISLIESLEFVIKTELKAKNTLDIFVNSKTDVKPEINRLIVESGGQVLKLIENSLSLEDVFFNATGIKL, encoded by the coding sequence ATTACTGCAGCTATTTCTACCAAAAACCTGTCCAAAAAATACGGCTCTCGCTTAGTTCTAGAAAGTCTTTCCTTGAATGTAGAAAAAGGAAGTATTTATGGCTTTTTGGGCCAGAATGGTGCCGGAAAAACAACTACAATAAAATTACTTTCAGGGCTTTCAATACCCACGCAAGGACAAATTTTTGTTTATGGTATGGACCTGTCTTCCGAATCAGGAAAAGTTAAACAGATTCTGGGCCTGGTACCGCAGGATTCAGGCTTTTATGATGAACGGACAGCCTTAAACCATATGGTATATTACGGGAGATTAAAAGGCCTGAGTAAAAAAGAAAGCCTGGAACAATCAAGGATTTTACTGAACCAGGTTGGGCTTGGAAATGAGATGTTCAAAAAAGTAGGCTATTTTTCCCATGGCATGAAAACACGACTAGGAATTGCACAGGCTCTTTTGAATAGCCCAAAAGTACTGATTCTTGATGAGCCTACTAATGGTCTCGACCCTGTTGGAATCCGGCAAATCCGACAAATTCTTTTTGAATGCAATAACAATGGGATCACGATATTTCTTTCATCCCATAATCTTCTGGAAATACAGGAGATTTGTACCTATGTAGGAATTCTGGATAAAGGCAAGCTTATCGCTGAAAGTACAATTGAAAAGATCCGCCACCTTGAGTCAAATGGAGTTATTACGATTGGGGTCTACAATCTCTCTTCCGAGATGATTTCTTTAATTGAGAGTCTAGAGTTTGTTATAAAAACCGAATTGAAAGCAAAAAATACTCTAGACATTTTCGTAAATTCCAAAACAGACGTCAAACCGGAAATTAATAGATTAATTGTTGAAAGCGGAGGTCAGGTTTTAAAACTTATAGAAAATTCTCTTTCATTAGAAGACGTATTTTTTAATGCCACTGGAATAAAACTTTAA
- a CDS encoding ABC transporter permease subunit has product MVSSETETGSVRYIISKVHRSSFILGKFFFLFLVFIIVSTGIALINLIYQYSAGNSFQLENVFLFWISSSLYLGCFISIFLFISTLSANNKISFTMSVVFLGILIFFISQGNESYLKYITPFFYGIKNMEFMKGFPVEAGYLAVFESLFSMFLYILVFLSMSLVAIKRRDF; this is encoded by the coding sequence ATCGTAAGCAGTGAAACTGAAACCGGGTCGGTGAGATATATTATCTCCAAAGTCCACAGATCATCTTTTATCTTAGGAAAGTTTTTCTTTCTATTTCTGGTATTTATCATCGTTTCCACTGGAATTGCACTTATAAACCTGATATATCAATATTCTGCAGGTAATTCTTTTCAGTTAGAAAACGTCTTTTTGTTCTGGATTTCTTCAAGCCTTTACCTTGGGTGCTTCATAAGTATTTTTTTATTTATCTCAACACTGTCTGCAAACAATAAAATTTCGTTTACAATGTCTGTAGTTTTTCTTGGAATTTTGATATTTTTTATTTCACAGGGAAATGAAAGTTATCTAAAATATATCACTCCTTTTTTTTACGGGATTAAAAATATGGAGTTCATGAAAGGCTTCCCGGTTGAAGCTGGATACCTTGCGGTTTTTGAAAGCCTGTTTTCAATGTTCCTGTACATACTGGTTTTTTTGTCCATGAGTTTGGTAGCTATTAAAAGGAGGGATTTCTAA